The Henckelia pumila isolate YLH828 chromosome 2, ASM3356847v2, whole genome shotgun sequence genome includes a window with the following:
- the LOC140877098 gene encoding peroxisomal membrane protein 11C-like — MSSLDVTRAELALAVLYLNKAETRDKICRSIQYGSRFLANGEPGTAQNVEKSVSLARKVFRLFKFINDLHVLISPSAPGTPIPLILLGKSKNALLSTFLFLDQFVWLGRSGIYKNKERTELIGRISLFCWLGSSICSTLVEIGEIGRLSISMKKLEKELKNTNKYKNEQYKSKAQESNERSLAFVKAALDIVVAVGLLQLAPKKVTPRVSGAVGFASSLISCYQLLPSPPKAKTT, encoded by the exons ATGAGTTCATTGGATGTCACCAGAGCAGAACTTGCTCTTGCTGTTTTGTATCTGAACAAAGCTGAAACCAGGGATAAGATATGCAGGTCAATACAGTATGGTTCGAGGTTCTTGGCTAATGGGGAGCCGGGAACTGCACAAAATGTTGAGAAATCAGTCAGCTTGGCTCGAAAAGTTTTCCGTTTGTTCAAG TTCATCAATGATCTCCATGTTCTCATTAGTCCAAGTGCTCCAGGAACTccaattcctttgattttgttGGGAAAG TCGAAAAATGCCCTTCTATCAACTTTCCTGTTTCTGGATCAATTTGTGTGGCTCGGCAGGTCAGGTATTTACAAG AACAAAGAACGTACTGAGCTAATCGGAAGGATCTCTCTTTTTTGTTGGTTGGGTTCTTCTATCTGCAGCACTTTGGTTGAG ATTGGTGAAATTGGAAGGCTTTCAATATCAATGAAGAAGCTAGAGAAGGAACTGAAAAATACTAACAAATATAAG AACGAGCAGTATAAAAGCAAGGCTCAAGAGTCGAACGAGAGATCTCTAGCCTTTGTTAAAGCAGCCCTGGATATAGTGGTTGCAGTGGGCTTGCTTCAACTGGCACCCAAGAAAGTCACCCCTCGCGTCTCAGGTGCTGTTGGATTCGCGAGCTCTCTCATCTCCTGCTATCAG TTGCTTCCATCGCCACCGAAGGCGAAGACAACCTGA
- the LOC140877096 gene encoding serine/arginine-rich splicing factor RS41-like isoform X2: MRGIFCGNLEFDAHQSDVERLFRKYGRVDRVDMKSGFAFVYMEDERDAEDAVRKLDRIEFGRKGRRLRVEWTKQERGGRMSDSSRKPPPNGRPSKTLFVINFDPIHTRTSDLEKHFEPYGRVSNVRIRRNFAFVHYDSMEDATRALVATHMCKFMDRVISVEYAIRDDDDKRNGYSPDRRGRDMSPDRRNSGRGHSPNDYRRDRDSPDYGHGSVPNPRSGRRESPDRGESPAKDKYRSRSPGERSPSQE, from the exons ATGAGGGGCATATTTTGTGGAAATCTGGAGTTTGATGCTCACCAGTCTGATGTTGAACGCCTTTTCAGAAAATATGGGAGGGTTGACCGGGTGGATATGAAATCTG GTTTTGCTTTTGTCTATATGGAAGATGAGCGAGATGCAGAGGATGCAGTGCGAAAACTTGACAGGATAGAGTTTGGTAGAAAAGGACGCCGCCTTCGCGTTGAGTGGACTAAG CAAGAACGAGGTGGCAGGATGTCTGATAGCTCAAGAAAACCCCCACCCAACGGAAGACCTTCAAAAACTTTGTTTGTCATCAACTTTGATCCCATCCATACCAGGACAAGTGATCTCGAAAAGCATTTCGAACCATATGGAAGGGTATCGAATGTCAGAATCAGAAGGAATTTCGCATTTGTGCATTATGACTCGATGGAAGATGCCACACGAGCACTAGTAGCTACTCATATGTG TAAATTCATGGATCGAGTAATTTCTGTCGAGTATGCCATTCGAGATGACGACGACAAGAGAAATGGATACAGCCCTGATAGAAGAGGTCGAGATATGTCCCCTGATAGGAGAAACTCTGGTCGGGGACATTCCCCAAATGACTATCGCAGGGACAGAGATAGCCCTGATTACGGGCATGGATCGGTTCCAAATCCCAGATCTGGACGAAGGGAGAGTCCTGACAGGGGAGAAAGCCCCGCCAAGGACAAATACCGAAG CCGCTCGCCTGGTGAAAGATCTCCATCTCAAGAATGA
- the LOC140877096 gene encoding serine/arginine-rich splicing factor RS41-like isoform X1, with protein sequence MVFPQSALIDPRVSGGATNWNCCRKLPRIMRGIFCGNLEFDAHQSDVERLFRKYGRVDRVDMKSGFAFVYMEDERDAEDAVRKLDRIEFGRKGRRLRVEWTKQERGGRMSDSSRKPPPNGRPSKTLFVINFDPIHTRTSDLEKHFEPYGRVSNVRIRRNFAFVHYDSMEDATRALVATHMCKFMDRVISVEYAIRDDDDKRNGYSPDRRGRDMSPDRRNSGRGHSPNDYRRDRDSPDYGHGSVPNPRSGRRESPDRGESPAKDKYRSRSPGERSPSQE encoded by the exons ATGGTATTCCCGCAATCTGCACTCATTGACCCTAGGGTTTCGGGCGGCGCGACCAATTGGAACTGTTGCAGAAAGCTCCCAAG GATAATGAGGGGCATATTTTGTGGAAATCTGGAGTTTGATGCTCACCAGTCTGATGTTGAACGCCTTTTCAGAAAATATGGGAGGGTTGACCGGGTGGATATGAAATCTG GTTTTGCTTTTGTCTATATGGAAGATGAGCGAGATGCAGAGGATGCAGTGCGAAAACTTGACAGGATAGAGTTTGGTAGAAAAGGACGCCGCCTTCGCGTTGAGTGGACTAAG CAAGAACGAGGTGGCAGGATGTCTGATAGCTCAAGAAAACCCCCACCCAACGGAAGACCTTCAAAAACTTTGTTTGTCATCAACTTTGATCCCATCCATACCAGGACAAGTGATCTCGAAAAGCATTTCGAACCATATGGAAGGGTATCGAATGTCAGAATCAGAAGGAATTTCGCATTTGTGCATTATGACTCGATGGAAGATGCCACACGAGCACTAGTAGCTACTCATATGTG TAAATTCATGGATCGAGTAATTTCTGTCGAGTATGCCATTCGAGATGACGACGACAAGAGAAATGGATACAGCCCTGATAGAAGAGGTCGAGATATGTCCCCTGATAGGAGAAACTCTGGTCGGGGACATTCCCCAAATGACTATCGCAGGGACAGAGATAGCCCTGATTACGGGCATGGATCGGTTCCAAATCCCAGATCTGGACGAAGGGAGAGTCCTGACAGGGGAGAAAGCCCCGCCAAGGACAAATACCGAAG CCGCTCGCCTGGTGAAAGATCTCCATCTCAAGAATGA
- the LOC140877096 gene encoding serine/arginine-rich splicing factor RS40-like isoform X3 — MFIPDPVAGFAFVYMEDERDAEDAVRKLDRIEFGRKGRRLRVEWTKQERGGRMSDSSRKPPPNGRPSKTLFVINFDPIHTRTSDLEKHFEPYGRVSNVRIRRNFAFVHYDSMEDATRALVATHMCKFMDRVISVEYAIRDDDDKRNGYSPDRRGRDMSPDRRNSGRGHSPNDYRRDRDSPDYGHGSVPNPRSGRRESPDRGESPAKDKYRSRSPGERSPSQE, encoded by the exons ATGTTCATTCCGGATCCTGTGGCAG GTTTTGCTTTTGTCTATATGGAAGATGAGCGAGATGCAGAGGATGCAGTGCGAAAACTTGACAGGATAGAGTTTGGTAGAAAAGGACGCCGCCTTCGCGTTGAGTGGACTAAG CAAGAACGAGGTGGCAGGATGTCTGATAGCTCAAGAAAACCCCCACCCAACGGAAGACCTTCAAAAACTTTGTTTGTCATCAACTTTGATCCCATCCATACCAGGACAAGTGATCTCGAAAAGCATTTCGAACCATATGGAAGGGTATCGAATGTCAGAATCAGAAGGAATTTCGCATTTGTGCATTATGACTCGATGGAAGATGCCACACGAGCACTAGTAGCTACTCATATGTG TAAATTCATGGATCGAGTAATTTCTGTCGAGTATGCCATTCGAGATGACGACGACAAGAGAAATGGATACAGCCCTGATAGAAGAGGTCGAGATATGTCCCCTGATAGGAGAAACTCTGGTCGGGGACATTCCCCAAATGACTATCGCAGGGACAGAGATAGCCCTGATTACGGGCATGGATCGGTTCCAAATCCCAGATCTGGACGAAGGGAGAGTCCTGACAGGGGAGAAAGCCCCGCCAAGGACAAATACCGAAG CCGCTCGCCTGGTGAAAGATCTCCATCTCAAGAATGA
- the LOC140881040 gene encoding protein-ribulosamine 3-kinase, chloroplastic codes for MTVALTGPIYFSSCIPSLSSPAPRLRFFYTGHKLLTMASMGDDPIREWILSEGKATQITGTRSIGGGCINRASRYDSDAGSFFVKTNRSIGPEMFEGEALGLNAMYATGSIRVPKPFEVGPLPTGGSYIIMEYIEFGASRGNQSILGRKLAEMHKAGKSEKGFGFDVDNTIGSTPQINTWTSDWIEFYGVHRLGYQLKLAQQQYGDYLIYEKGQRLVKNMAPLFEDAMIEPCLLHGDLWSGNVSSDSNGEPVILDPACYYGHSEAEFGMSWCAGFGGSFYDAYFEVMPKNPGYEKRRDLYMLYHYLNHYNLFGSGYRSSAMSIIDGYLQMLEVNV; via the exons ATGACAGTGGCTCTAACGGGACCCATTTATTTTTCCTCCTGCATTCCTTCTCTGTCTTCGCCGGCTCCTCGCTTGCGATTCTTCTACACTGGGCACAAACTGCTGACCA TGGCGTCAATGGGTGACGATCCAATCCGTGAATGGATCCTATCTGAAGGCAAGGCGACTCAAATTACTGGCACTCGTTCAATTGGTGGTGGTTGCATCAATCGTGCCAGTCGGTATGACTCAGATGCAGGCTCCTTCTTCGTTAAAACTAACAG GAGTATTGGGCCAGAGATGTTTGAAGGAGAGGCTTTGGGTCTTAATGCCATGTATGCAACTGGATCAATCCGTGTACCAAAACCATTCGAG GTTGGACCACTACCAACGGGTGGCTCCTACATCATCATGGAGTATATCGAGTTCGGTGCATCTAGAGGCAATCAA TCTATACTAGGAAGGAAGCTTGCGGAAATGCATAAAGCAGGAAAATCTGAAAAAGGCTTTGGTTTTGATGTTGATAATACAATTggcag TACTCCGCAGATAAACACATGGACTTCAGACTGGATTGAATTTTATGGGGTACACAGGTTGGGTTACCAGTTGAAGTTGGCTCAACAACAATATggtgattatttgatttatgaaAAAG GACAAAGACTGGTAAAGAACATGGCACCTCTCTTTGAAGATGCTATGATTGAGCCATGCTTGTTACATGGAGACTTATGGAGCGGGAATGTTAGCTCTGACAGCAATGGTGAACCTGTCATACTCGACCCGGCTTGTTACT ATGGACATAGCGAGGCCGAATTTGGAATGTCGTGGTGTGCTGGATTCGGAGGATCATTCTACGACGCCTACTTTGAG GTGATGCCTAAAAACCCAGGTTATGAGAAAAGGAGAGATCTTTACATGCTGTATCATTACTTGAATCATTATAATCTGTTCGGATCAGGTTACCGCTCGTCGGCCATGTCCATCATCGATGGCTACCTGCAGATGCTGGAAGTTAATGTCTGA
- the LOC140881851 gene encoding UDP-galactose/UDP-glucose transporter 2-like isoform X1, whose product MKNEEQARSLFGISLNQRPRWQQFLICSSGFFFGYLVNGICEEYVYNRLQFSYGWYFTFVQGWVYILLIYLQGFTTKQMVNPWKTYVKLSAVLMGSNGLTKGSLAFLNYPAQIMFKSTKVIPVMIMGSFIPGLRRKYPPHEYLSAVLLVVGLILFTLADAQTSPNFSVIGVLMVSGALIMDSFLGNLQEAIFTMNPETTQTEMLFCSTLVGMPFLIPPMLVTGELFRAWTACSEHLYVYGVLVFEAMATFIGQVSVLSLIALFGAASTAMITTARKAVTLLLSYMIFTKPLTEQHGSGLLLIAMGIVLKMLPDYKPSKQRVTSISHAKIENIPPREDGGGFQTGIQVDDERRPLV is encoded by the exons ATGAAGAATGAAGAGCAGGCGCGGTCTTTGTTCGGAATCTCACTCAATCAACGGCCCAGATGGCAGCAGTTTCTCATATGTTCTTCTGGTTTTTTCTTTGGATACCTTGTCAATGGTATCTGTGAG GAGTATGTTTACAACAGACTCCAATTCAG TTATGGATGGTACTTCACCTTTGTGCAAGGTTGGGTTTACATTTTGTTGATTTATCTGCAAGGATTCACCACCAAGCAAATGGTGAATCCATGGAAGACTTATGTGAAGCTCTCTGCCGTGCTTATGGGGTCGAATGGACTTACGAAAGGTTCTCTGGCTTTTCTCAATTATCCGGCACAAATCATGTTCAAATCAACAAAG GTTATACCGGTGATGATAATGGGCTCTTTTATCCCTGGACTAAGACGAAAGTATCCACCTCACGAATATTTATCTGCTGTACTATTAGTAGTTGGCCTGATTCTTTTCACGTTGGCAGACGCCCAAACGTCTCCTAACTTCAGTGTGATCGGGGTCTTGATGGTATCTGGTGCATTGATTATGGATTCATTTCTTGGGAATTTGCAAGAAGCTATCTTTACAATGAATCCTGAAACAACACAG ACAGAAATGCTCTTCTGCTCGACCCTTGTTGGCATGCCTTTCTTGATCCCACCAATGCTGGTCACAGGAGAATTGTTCAGGGCTTGGACTGCTTGCTCGGAA CATCTTTATGTATATGGAGTTCTTGTGTTTGAAGCCATGGCCACTTTTATTGGCCAAGTGTCCGTCCTTTCTCTCATTGCTCTGTTTGGTGCCGCCTCCACTGCCATG ATAACGACTGCTAGGAAAGCCGTCACGTTACTGCTATCGTATATGATTTTCACCAAGCCTCTTACCGAACAACATGGAAGTGGGTTGTTGCTGATAGCAATGGGCATCGTGTTAAAGATGTTGCCTGATTACAAGCCTTCAAAGCAAAGAGTAACTTCTATTTCCCATGCCAAGATTGAAAATATACCGCCGAGGGAAGACGGAGGAGGGTTTCAAACCGGGATCCAAGTAGATGATGAGAGAAGACCTTTGGTTTGA
- the LOC140881851 gene encoding UDP-galactose/UDP-glucose transporter 4-like isoform X2, producing the protein MKSRRGLCSESHSINGPDGSSFSYVLLVFSLDTLSMVSVRSMFTTDSNSGWVYILLIYLQGFTTKQMVNPWKTYVKLSAVLMGSNGLTKGSLAFLNYPAQIMFKSTKVIPVMIMGSFIPGLRRKYPPHEYLSAVLLVVGLILFTLADAQTSPNFSVIGVLMVSGALIMDSFLGNLQEAIFTMNPETTQTEMLFCSTLVGMPFLIPPMLVTGELFRAWTACSEHLYVYGVLVFEAMATFIGQVSVLSLIALFGAASTAMITTARKAVTLLLSYMIFTKPLTEQHGSGLLLIAMGIVLKMLPDYKPSKQRVTSISHAKIENIPPREDGGGFQTGIQVDDERRPLV; encoded by the exons ATGAAGAGCAGGCGCGGTCTTTGTTCGGAATCTCACTCAATCAACGGCCCAGATGGCAGCAGTTTCTCATATGTTCTTCTGGTTTTTTCTTTGGATACCTTGTCAATGGTATCTGTGAG GAGTATGTTTACAACAGACTCCAATTCAG GTTGGGTTTACATTTTGTTGATTTATCTGCAAGGATTCACCACCAAGCAAATGGTGAATCCATGGAAGACTTATGTGAAGCTCTCTGCCGTGCTTATGGGGTCGAATGGACTTACGAAAGGTTCTCTGGCTTTTCTCAATTATCCGGCACAAATCATGTTCAAATCAACAAAG GTTATACCGGTGATGATAATGGGCTCTTTTATCCCTGGACTAAGACGAAAGTATCCACCTCACGAATATTTATCTGCTGTACTATTAGTAGTTGGCCTGATTCTTTTCACGTTGGCAGACGCCCAAACGTCTCCTAACTTCAGTGTGATCGGGGTCTTGATGGTATCTGGTGCATTGATTATGGATTCATTTCTTGGGAATTTGCAAGAAGCTATCTTTACAATGAATCCTGAAACAACACAG ACAGAAATGCTCTTCTGCTCGACCCTTGTTGGCATGCCTTTCTTGATCCCACCAATGCTGGTCACAGGAGAATTGTTCAGGGCTTGGACTGCTTGCTCGGAA CATCTTTATGTATATGGAGTTCTTGTGTTTGAAGCCATGGCCACTTTTATTGGCCAAGTGTCCGTCCTTTCTCTCATTGCTCTGTTTGGTGCCGCCTCCACTGCCATG ATAACGACTGCTAGGAAAGCCGTCACGTTACTGCTATCGTATATGATTTTCACCAAGCCTCTTACCGAACAACATGGAAGTGGGTTGTTGCTGATAGCAATGGGCATCGTGTTAAAGATGTTGCCTGATTACAAGCCTTCAAAGCAAAGAGTAACTTCTATTTCCCATGCCAAGATTGAAAATATACCGCCGAGGGAAGACGGAGGAGGGTTTCAAACCGGGATCCAAGTAGATGATGAGAGAAGACCTTTGGTTTGA
- the LOC140882651 gene encoding zinc finger CCCH domain-containing protein 48-like — MASKTARRCSVFDRFERQNVKNQVCAFWVAGKCNRNPCRFMHRDSPPPQPQHHQNPSSSFDGSSKSTWKNPNYCSAKKGILSTDERKNSNGNRGQQTQQKVSNVETAESERKNSNGRKNSNGNRGKQTQQKVSNVETAKSEIRRVEKVQPKPCKYWITGNCVLGDKCKDLHSWMCGSGLTVLTKLQGHDKAISGVALPSRCDKLFSAGKDKCIRTWDCNSGQCLGSVDIDDDVGCLTHEGPWVFVGLPNSVKAWNFQTQAEFTLNEFVGQVQCLIADKDMLFAGIEDGTILVWKWDPEANIPKPAATLKGHNGAICSITIGGKNLYTGSKDHTIRAWNLETLQCVQILSGHTGDVTSLLCWDRYLLSASLDNTLMIWGETDSKIIEVVCDLKEQGFLAIRGIRDVEEKPILICLCNDNTVGLYELPSFEERGRIFTRGKAKVVETGVDRLFFVGDDTGDLTICRLQ, encoded by the exons ATGGCGAGCAAGACAGCTAGGAGATGCTCAGTTTTTGATCGTTTTGAGAGGCAGAATGTGAAAAACCAAGTATGCGCCTTTTGGGTGGCTGGAAAATGCAACCGCAATCCCTGCAGATTCATGCACAGAGACTCGCCACCGCCACAACCACAGCATCATCAAAATCCATCCTCATCTTTCGATGGCAGCAGTAAATCGACCTGGAAGAATCCCAACTACTGCAGTGCCAAAAAAGGCATTCTTTCAACTGATGAAAGAAAGAACTCAAATGGAAATAGAGGCCAACAGACTCAGCAGAAGGTATCGAATGTCGAGACAGCTGAATCTGAAAGGAAGAACTCTAATGGAAGAAAGAACTCTAATGGAAATAGAGGCAAACAGACTCAGCAGAAGGTATCGAATGTTGAGACAGCTAAATCTGAAATCAGACGTGTAGAAAAAGTGCAGCCAAAGccatgcaaatattggattaCTGGCAATTGCGTCCTTGGCGACAAGTGCAAGGACCTTCACTCCTGGATGTGTGGTTCAGGATTGACAGTGTTGACAAAATTACAAGGCCATGATAAG GCCATCTCTGGAGTTGCTCTTCCTTCTCGCTGTGACAAGCTATTTTCAGCTGGCAAGGATAAATGTATCCGCACTTGGGATTGCAACAGTGGTCAg TGTCTTGGCTCTGTTGATATTGACGACGATGTTGGGTGCTTGACCCATGAAGGTCCGTGGGTGTTTGTTGGATTACCAAATTCGGTGAAG GCCTGGAACTTCCAAACCCAAGCCGAGTTTACTCTCAATGAATTTGTTGGGCAAGTTCAATGCTTGATTGCTGATAAGGATATGCTCTTTGCGGGCATAGAG GATGGTACCATTTTGGTTTGGAAATGGGATCCAGAGGCCAATATCCCTAAACCAGCTGCAACCCTGAAGGGGCACAATGGTGCTATTTGTTCAATTACTATAGGGGGTAAGAACCTCTATACAGGTTCCAAGGACCACACCATAAGG GCATGGAACCTTGAAACTTTGCAGTGTGTGCAAATATTAAGTGGGCACACCGGAGACGTGACATCTCTTCTTTGTTGGGACCGCTACCTGCTCTCTGCTTCTCTGGACAACACGCTAATG ATTTGGGGTGAAACTGACAGTAAGATTATAGAAGTGGTGTGTGATCTCAAAGAACAA GGGTTTCTTGCCATCCGGGGCATACGTGACGTGGAAGAGAAGCCTATACTCATCTGCTTGTGCAATGATAACACTGTTGGCCTCTATGAATTACCTTC ATTTGAAGAAAGAGGCAGAATATTTACAAGAGGGAAAGCCAAAGTTGTTGAAACTGGCGTTGATAGACTCTTTTTCGTCGGCGATGACACTGGGGACCTCACCATCTGCAGATTGCAATGA